A region of Paraburkholderia largidicola DNA encodes the following proteins:
- the gshB gene encoding glutathione synthase, with the protein MDILFIADPLSRFKIYKDSTYAMMAEAARRGHTLYACEPQHLAWTGSGVEANVYRFEIVGDQADGHRDVWYEAQPVEPRALPSFGAVLMRKDPPFDMEYVTSTWLLELAERAGARIFNKPQAIRDHSEKMAIGEFPQFVAPTLVTRDPARLRAFHAEHGDVILKPLDGMGGMGVFRVKADGMNLGSIVEMLSHDGARSVMAQKFIPEIKTGDKRILLIGGEPVPYSLARIPQGNEVRGNLAAGGLGVAQPLTARDREIAETLGPVLKARGLLLVGLDAIGDWLTEVNVTSPTCFREIMDQTGFDVAAMFIDALETAVG; encoded by the coding sequence ATGGACATTCTCTTCATCGCCGACCCGCTTTCCCGCTTCAAGATCTACAAGGATTCGACCTACGCGATGATGGCCGAGGCCGCAAGGCGCGGTCATACGCTGTACGCGTGCGAGCCGCAGCATCTGGCGTGGACGGGTAGCGGCGTCGAGGCGAACGTGTACCGCTTCGAGATCGTCGGCGATCAGGCGGACGGTCATCGCGATGTATGGTACGAAGCGCAACCCGTCGAGCCGCGCGCGCTGCCGAGCTTCGGCGCGGTGCTGATGCGCAAGGATCCGCCGTTCGACATGGAATATGTGACGTCGACGTGGCTGCTTGAACTGGCCGAGCGCGCGGGCGCACGCATCTTCAACAAGCCGCAGGCGATCCGCGATCACTCGGAAAAGATGGCGATCGGCGAGTTTCCGCAATTCGTCGCGCCCACGCTGGTCACGCGCGATCCGGCGCGTCTGCGTGCTTTCCACGCCGAACACGGCGACGTGATCCTCAAGCCGCTCGACGGCATGGGCGGCATGGGCGTGTTCCGCGTGAAGGCGGACGGCATGAATCTCGGCTCGATCGTCGAGATGCTGAGCCACGACGGCGCGCGTTCGGTGATGGCGCAGAAGTTCATCCCCGAGATCAAGACGGGCGACAAGCGCATTCTGCTGATCGGCGGTGAACCGGTGCCGTATTCGCTCGCGCGCATTCCGCAGGGCAACGAGGTGCGCGGCAACCTCGCGGCGGGCGGCCTGGGTGTGGCGCAGCCGTTGACGGCGCGCGACCGCGAGATCGCCGAAACGCTCGGGCCGGTGCTGAAGGCGCGCGGCCTGCTGCTGGTCGGACTGGATGCGATCGGCGACTGGCTGACGGAAGTGAACGTGACGAGCCCGACCTGTTTCCGCGAGATCATGGATCAGACGGGTTTCGATGTAGCGGCAATGTTCATCGACGCGCTAGAGACAGCCGTCGGTTGA
- a CDS encoding PTS sugar transporter subunit IIA, which yields MAGILIIAHAPFASALRECVSHIYGGLPARIGVIDVSADCDPAQVVAFAHAEVDRLREENGALVLTDMFGATPANIAGRLASIPDVRVLAGVNLPMLVRAVCYRATPLDVLVDKALAGATKGVHAVGPAALATANADGCIPASPADKVLAETCKASAETSCNRNDA from the coding sequence ATGGCAGGCATTCTGATCATTGCGCACGCTCCCTTCGCCTCCGCGCTTCGCGAGTGTGTCTCTCACATTTACGGCGGCTTGCCCGCCCGCATCGGCGTCATCGACGTATCGGCGGATTGCGATCCCGCCCAGGTCGTGGCGTTCGCGCATGCGGAGGTCGACAGGCTTAGGGAAGAAAACGGCGCGCTGGTGCTGACGGACATGTTCGGCGCGACGCCGGCGAACATCGCGGGCCGGCTCGCGTCGATCCCGGATGTGCGCGTGCTGGCAGGCGTGAATCTGCCGATGCTCGTGCGCGCGGTCTGCTATCGCGCGACGCCGCTCGACGTGCTCGTCGACAAGGCGCTGGCAGGCGCGACCAAAGGTGTTCATGCCGTCGGCCCGGCGGCGCTGGCAACGGCGAACGCGGACGGCTGCATTCCCGCGTCGCCTGCGGATAAAGTGCTTGCGGAAACCTGTAAGGCGAGCGCGGAGACTAGCTGCAACCGGAACGACGCATGA
- a CDS encoding HPr family phosphocarrier protein, translating into MLQQETTIVNKLGLHARASAKLTQLAANFQSEIWMSRNGRRINAKSIMGVMMLAAGIGSTVVIETEGADEKDAMDALLKLIADKFGEGQ; encoded by the coding sequence ATGCTGCAACAGGAAACGACTATCGTGAACAAGCTGGGGCTGCACGCACGCGCGTCGGCCAAACTCACGCAACTCGCCGCTAACTTTCAGTCAGAAATCTGGATGAGCCGCAACGGTCGGCGGATCAACGCGAAGAGCATCATGGGCGTGATGATGCTGGCGGCGGGGATCGGCAGCACGGTGGTGATCGAAACGGAAGGCGCCGACGAGAAAGATGCAATGGACGCGCTGCTCAAACTGATCGCCGACAAATTCGGCGAAGGACAATAA
- the ptsP gene encoding phosphoenolpyruvate--protein phosphotransferase — translation MSFTLHGIPVSRGIAIGRAYLIAPAALDVDHYLIEPTRIEGEVERFRTAQALVHQELDELRADLSADAPSEMGAFIDVHTMILNDAMLVQETIDLIRTRRYNVEWALTEQLERLTRHFDEVEDEYLRERKADIEQVVERVLKALAGATGGLVNGIHGRCDEMIVVAHDIAPADMMQFKGQTFQGFVTDLGGRTSHTAIVARSLGIPATVGVQHASALIRQDDLIIVDGDHGIVIVDPAPIVLEEYSYRQSEKALEARKLQRLKFSPTQTVCGTRIDLCANIELPDDAQAALDAGATGIGLFRTEFLFMNQKGGMPEEEEQFAAYKRAVELMNGMPVTIRTIDVGADKPLDSIGDEFETAPNPALGLRAIRYSLSEPHMFLTQLRAILRASAFGTVKILIPMLAHAREIDQTLDLIQEAKRQLDDAGLAYDPNVRVGAMIEIPAAAIALPLFLKRLDFLSIGTNDLIQYTLAIDRADNAVAHLYDPLHPAVLHLIAFTLREAKRAGVPVSICGEMAGDPTLTRLLLGMGLTEFSMHPSQVLLVKQEVLRAHLKTLEKPVADVLAAFEPEEVQSALDRIAQA, via the coding sequence GTGTCGTTCACGCTGCATGGAATTCCCGTGTCACGCGGTATCGCCATCGGGCGGGCATATCTGATCGCCCCGGCTGCACTGGACGTCGACCACTATCTGATCGAGCCCACCCGGATCGAGGGCGAGGTGGAGCGTTTCCGCACGGCCCAGGCGCTCGTGCATCAGGAGCTCGACGAGCTGCGCGCCGATCTCTCCGCCGACGCGCCCTCCGAAATGGGCGCTTTCATCGACGTACACACCATGATCCTGAACGACGCGATGCTCGTTCAGGAAACCATCGACCTGATCCGCACGCGCCGCTACAACGTGGAGTGGGCGCTGACGGAACAGCTCGAACGCCTCACGCGTCATTTCGACGAAGTGGAAGACGAATACCTGCGCGAGCGCAAGGCCGATATCGAGCAGGTAGTCGAGCGCGTGCTGAAGGCGCTCGCGGGTGCGACGGGCGGCCTCGTCAACGGCATTCACGGACGCTGCGACGAAATGATCGTGGTCGCGCACGACATCGCGCCCGCCGACATGATGCAGTTCAAGGGGCAAACCTTCCAGGGCTTCGTCACGGATCTGGGCGGCCGCACGTCGCACACGGCGATCGTCGCGCGCAGCCTCGGCATTCCCGCGACGGTCGGCGTACAGCATGCGAGCGCGCTGATCCGTCAGGACGACCTCATCATCGTCGACGGCGACCACGGCATCGTGATCGTCGATCCGGCGCCGATCGTGCTCGAAGAGTATTCGTACCGGCAGAGCGAGAAGGCGCTGGAGGCGCGCAAGCTGCAGCGCCTGAAATTCTCGCCCACCCAAACGGTGTGCGGCACGCGCATCGACCTGTGCGCGAACATCGAGCTGCCCGACGACGCGCAGGCCGCGCTCGACGCGGGCGCAACGGGCATTGGCCTGTTCCGCACCGAGTTCCTGTTCATGAACCAGAAGGGCGGGATGCCGGAAGAGGAAGAGCAGTTCGCCGCGTACAAGCGCGCCGTCGAGCTGATGAACGGCATGCCCGTGACGATCCGCACGATCGACGTCGGCGCTGACAAGCCGCTCGATTCGATCGGCGACGAGTTCGAGACGGCGCCCAACCCGGCGCTGGGCTTGCGCGCGATCCGCTATAGCCTGTCCGAGCCGCACATGTTCCTCACGCAGTTGCGCGCCATCTTGCGCGCGTCGGCGTTCGGTACGGTGAAGATCCTGATTCCGATGCTCGCGCATGCGCGCGAGATCGACCAGACGCTCGACCTGATCCAGGAAGCCAAGCGTCAACTCGACGACGCGGGCCTCGCCTACGATCCGAACGTGCGCGTCGGCGCAATGATCGAGATTCCGGCGGCGGCGATCGCGTTGCCGCTATTCCTGAAGCGGCTCGATTTCCTGTCGATCGGTACGAACGACCTGATCCAGTACACGCTCGCAATCGATCGTGCCGACAACGCGGTCGCGCATCTGTACGATCCGCTGCATCCAGCGGTGCTGCATCTGATCGCGTTCACGCTGCGCGAGGCGAAGCGGGCGGGCGTGCCGGTGTCGATCTGCGGGGAAATGGCGGGCGATCCGACGCTCACGCGTTTGCTGCTCGGCATGGGGCTGACGGAGTTCTCGATGCATCCGAGCCAGGTGCTGCTCGTGAAGCAGGAGGTGCTGCGCGCGCACCTGAAGACGCTGGAAAAACCGGTTGCGGATGTGCTTGCGGCGTTCGAGCCGGAAGAGGTGCAATCGGCGCTGGATCGTATCGCGCAGGCCTGA
- a CDS encoding HesA/MoeB/ThiF family protein: protein MNDDQLLRYSRHILVDELGIEAQQRFLDAHAIVVGAGGLGSPAAMYLAAAGVGKLTLVDADTVDLTNLQRQILHVTKSVGRLKVESGRDAIAQLNPDVIVNAVAERVDDAWLDGSVPHATVVLDCTDNFATRHAINRACVKHGVPLVSGAALRFDGQISTFDFRSEESPCYACVFPEDQPFEEVACSTMGVFAPTVGIIGAMQAAEALRVIAGIGEPLVGRLMMLDSLRMEWNTMRIARQPDCPVCGERHRS, encoded by the coding sequence ATGAACGACGATCAACTCCTGCGCTACTCCCGTCACATCCTCGTCGATGAACTCGGCATCGAGGCTCAGCAACGCTTTCTCGACGCACATGCCATTGTGGTCGGCGCGGGTGGTCTCGGCTCGCCAGCGGCGATGTATCTGGCGGCGGCGGGCGTCGGCAAGCTGACCCTAGTCGATGCCGATACCGTCGATCTCACCAATCTGCAGCGGCAGATCCTGCATGTGACGAAGTCGGTTGGCCGGTTGAAGGTCGAATCGGGACGCGACGCGATCGCGCAACTGAACCCGGATGTCATCGTGAATGCAGTGGCCGAACGCGTCGACGATGCGTGGCTGGACGGTAGCGTGCCGCACGCGACCGTCGTGCTCGACTGCACGGACAACTTCGCGACGCGTCATGCGATCAACCGCGCCTGTGTAAAGCACGGCGTGCCGCTCGTATCGGGGGCGGCGCTGCGCTTCGATGGCCAGATCAGTACGTTCGATTTCCGCAGCGAAGAATCGCCGTGCTACGCGTGCGTATTTCCGGAAGACCAGCCCTTCGAGGAAGTGGCGTGCTCGACGATGGGCGTGTTCGCGCCGACGGTCGGCATCATCGGTGCGATGCAGGCGGCGGAAGCGCTGCGGGTGATCGCGGGCATCGGCGAGCCGCTGGTCGGCCGCCTGATGATGCTCGATTCGCTAAGGATGGAGTGGAACACGATGCGCATCGCGCGCCAGCCGGATTGCCCGGTGTGCGGCGAGCGGCATCGTTCGTAA
- a CDS encoding S41 family peptidase produces MRKNLKNIGLIAAGLATGVFATLQLSASAQQPASATAPLPLDQLRLFAEVFGQIKHEYVEPVDDKKLLTAAIKGMVSSLDPHSSYLDKTDYEELQEQTKGRFAGLGIEISQEDGLIKVISPIEDTPAFRAGIRPGDLITRINDKPVRGMTLDKAVKQMRGDPGTKVTLTIFRKTDDRTFPLTVTRAIIKVQSVKAKVLAPGYAYVRITSFQERTVPDLAAKLQDIARQQPNLKGLILDLRNNGGGLLQSAVGVAGAFLPPDSVVVSTNGQIPDSKQVYRDTYDNYRLPSFDSDPLKNLPPIFKTVPMIVLTNAYSASASEIVAGALQDQHRALIVGKTTFGKGSVQTVRPMTADSALRLTTAYYYTPSGRSIQNKGIRPDVAVDQYADGDPDDALVTREVDYSNHLANTQDPNEKKEQEQREQERMDQLRLLEEQNDKKTPEQKQKDRDRKPVEFGSNDDFMLQQGLNKLEGKPVQESKSLMERRLAQNKPAQSASAPVAVKPALPATPTASNPAVPASATQPASQPAAPTK; encoded by the coding sequence ATGCGAAAGAACCTGAAAAATATCGGCCTTATCGCCGCGGGCCTGGCTACCGGCGTTTTTGCAACCCTGCAACTCAGCGCCTCGGCCCAGCAACCTGCATCGGCGACCGCGCCCTTGCCGCTCGACCAGTTGCGGCTCTTCGCCGAAGTCTTCGGGCAAATCAAGCATGAGTATGTGGAGCCAGTCGACGACAAGAAGCTGCTGACGGCCGCGATCAAGGGCATGGTGTCGAGCCTCGACCCGCACTCGTCCTATCTCGACAAGACCGACTACGAAGAACTGCAGGAGCAGACCAAGGGTCGCTTCGCGGGCCTCGGCATCGAAATTTCGCAGGAAGACGGCCTCATCAAGGTCATCTCGCCCATCGAAGACACGCCCGCGTTCCGCGCCGGCATCCGTCCGGGCGACCTGATCACCCGCATCAACGACAAGCCCGTGCGCGGCATGACGCTGGACAAAGCCGTCAAGCAGATGCGCGGCGACCCGGGCACCAAGGTCACGCTGACCATCTTCCGCAAGACCGACGACCGCACCTTCCCGCTGACCGTCACGCGCGCGATCATCAAGGTCCAGAGCGTGAAGGCGAAGGTTCTCGCGCCGGGCTACGCCTATGTCCGCATCACGAGCTTCCAGGAACGCACGGTGCCCGACCTCGCAGCCAAGCTGCAGGACATCGCGCGCCAGCAGCCGAACCTGAAGGGCCTGATCCTCGACCTGCGCAACAACGGCGGCGGCCTGCTGCAAAGCGCGGTTGGCGTCGCGGGCGCGTTCCTGCCGCCGGATTCCGTCGTCGTGTCGACCAACGGTCAGATTCCGGATTCGAAGCAGGTCTATCGCGACACCTACGACAACTATCGTCTGCCGTCGTTCGACAGCGATCCGCTGAAGAACCTGCCGCCCATCTTCAAGACCGTGCCGATGATCGTGCTGACCAACGCCTACTCGGCGTCGGCGTCGGAAATCGTCGCGGGCGCGCTGCAGGATCAGCATCGCGCGCTGATCGTCGGCAAGACGACGTTCGGCAAGGGCTCGGTGCAGACCGTGCGCCCGATGACGGCTGATTCGGCGCTGCGTCTGACCACCGCCTACTACTACACGCCGAGCGGTCGCTCGATCCAGAACAAGGGCATCCGTCCCGACGTCGCCGTGGATCAATACGCAGACGGCGATCCGGACGACGCACTCGTCACGCGCGAAGTCGACTACTCGAATCACCTTGCGAACACGCAAGACCCGAACGAGAAGAAGGAACAGGAACAGCGTGAACAGGAGCGCATGGACCAGTTGCGTCTGCTCGAAGAGCAGAATGACAAGAAGACGCCGGAACAGAAGCAGAAGGATCGCGACCGCAAGCCGGTCGAGTTCGGTTCCAACGACGACTTCATGCTGCAACAAGGTCTGAACAAGCTCGAAGGCAAGCCGGTGCAAGAGTCGAAGTCGCTGATGGAACGGCGTCTCGCGCAGAACAAGCCGGCGCAATCGGCTTCGGCGCCCGTCGCTGTGAAGCCCGCGCTGCCGGCTACGCCGACGGCGTCGAACCCCGCTGTGCCCGCTTCGGCGACGCAGCCTGCTTCGCAACCGGCTGCACCGACCAAGTAA
- the gpmA gene encoding 2,3-diphosphoglycerate-dependent phosphoglycerate mutase → MYKLVLIRHGESTWNKENRFTGWVDVDLTEQGNLEAQQAGTLLKDSGYSFDIAYTSVLKRAIRTLWHVQDKMDLMYLPVVHSWRLNERHYGALSGLNKAETAAKFGDEQVLVWRRSYDTPPPALEPTDSRTSYDDPRYAKVPREQLPLTECLKDTVARVMPIWNESIAPAIKSGRKVLIAAHGNSIRALVKYLDNISDNDIVGLNIPNGVPLVYELDEDLKPIKHYYLGDQEAIAKAQAAVAKQGKAG, encoded by the coding sequence ATGTACAAACTCGTTCTCATCCGCCACGGCGAATCGACGTGGAACAAGGAAAACCGCTTCACGGGCTGGGTCGACGTCGACCTGACCGAACAGGGCAACCTCGAAGCGCAGCAGGCAGGCACGCTGCTCAAGGACTCGGGCTATTCGTTCGACATCGCCTACACCTCGGTGCTCAAGCGCGCGATCCGCACGCTGTGGCACGTGCAGGACAAGATGGACCTGATGTACCTGCCCGTCGTGCACTCGTGGCGCCTCAACGAGCGCCACTACGGCGCGCTGTCGGGCCTGAACAAGGCCGAGACGGCCGCCAAGTTCGGCGACGAGCAGGTGCTGGTCTGGCGCCGCAGCTACGACACGCCGCCGCCCGCGCTCGAGCCGACCGATTCGCGCACGTCGTACGACGACCCGCGCTACGCGAAGGTGCCGCGCGAGCAGCTGCCGCTGACGGAATGCCTGAAGGACACCGTCGCGCGCGTCATGCCCATCTGGAACGAGTCGATCGCGCCCGCGATCAAGTCGGGCCGCAAGGTGCTGATCGCCGCGCACGGCAATTCCATCCGCGCGCTGGTCAAGTATCTGGACAACATTTCCGATAACGACATCGTCGGGCTGAACATCCCGAACGGTGTGCCCCTCGTCTATGAACTGGACGAAGACCTGAAGCCGATCAAGCACTACTACCTCGGCGACCAGGAAGCGATCGCGAAGGCGCAGGCCGCTGTCGCGAAGCAGGGTAAGGCAGGCTGA
- a CDS encoding rhodanese-like domain-containing protein produces MKFFTDYTNLVLIAVALISGALLLWPSISRRGRGGLSAAAATQLINRRNAVVVDLRSAAEYAGGHLPSARHVEFGELQAKVAQLVKNKSNPVLLVCQNGQQSNKAARIVRDAGYAEVHVLEGGVNAWQQAGMPVVKQGVAK; encoded by the coding sequence GTGAAGTTTTTCACCGATTACACCAACCTTGTACTGATCGCTGTCGCCCTCATCTCTGGGGCGTTGCTCCTGTGGCCGTCGATTTCCCGGCGCGGACGCGGCGGCCTGTCGGCGGCTGCCGCCACCCAGCTGATCAATCGGCGCAACGCCGTGGTCGTCGACCTGCGCTCGGCGGCGGAATACGCCGGCGGGCATCTGCCGTCGGCGCGCCACGTCGAATTTGGCGAGTTGCAAGCGAAAGTCGCCCAACTCGTGAAAAATAAGAGCAACCCGGTGCTGCTCGTTTGCCAGAACGGACAGCAGTCGAACAAGGCGGCACGTATTGTGCGCGACGCAGGCTATGCGGAAGTGCACGTGCTGGAAGGCGGCGTCAACGCCTGGCAGCAGGCGGGCATGCCCGTCGTCAAACAAGGAGTTGCGAAGTGA
- the grxC gene encoding glutaredoxin 3 — MNKVIMYSTQVCPYCQMAERLLKSRGVDHVEKVLIDKDPARRQEMMSRTGRRTVPQVYIGDTHVGGYDDLSALDRAGGLTPLLEAVA, encoded by the coding sequence GTGAACAAAGTGATCATGTACAGCACGCAGGTGTGCCCGTATTGCCAGATGGCCGAACGTCTACTAAAGTCGCGCGGCGTCGATCACGTCGAAAAGGTGCTGATCGACAAGGATCCGGCGCGCCGTCAGGAAATGATGTCGCGTACGGGCCGTCGCACGGTGCCGCAGGTGTACATCGGCGACACGCACGTCGGCGGCTACGACGATCTGTCCGCGCTCGATCGCGCGGGCGGTCTGACGCCGTTGCTGGAAGCCGTCGCCTGA
- the secB gene encoding protein-export chaperone SecB produces the protein MSDENNQPFFNIQRIYLKDMSLEQPNSPAIFLEQEMPSVEVEVDVKAERLADTVFEILVTGTVTAKVSDKVAFLIEAKQAGIFDIRNIPAEQIDPLVGIACPTILFPYLRSNIADAITRAGFPPIHLAEINFQALYEQRLAQIATQETGAGSAAHH, from the coding sequence ATGTCCGACGAGAACAACCAGCCGTTCTTCAATATCCAGCGCATCTACCTGAAGGACATGTCGCTCGAGCAGCCGAATTCGCCGGCTATTTTCCTCGAGCAGGAAATGCCGTCGGTCGAAGTCGAAGTCGACGTGAAGGCCGAGCGCCTCGCGGACACGGTGTTCGAGATTCTCGTCACGGGCACCGTGACGGCCAAGGTCAGCGACAAGGTCGCGTTCCTGATCGAAGCCAAGCAGGCAGGCATTTTCGACATCCGCAACATCCCGGCTGAGCAGATCGATCCGCTCGTCGGCATTGCGTGCCCGACCATCCTGTTCCCGTACCTGCGTTCGAACATCGCCGACGCGATCACCCGCGCAGGCTTCCCGCCCATCCACCTCGCCGAAATCAACTTCCAGGCACTGTACGAGCAACGTCTCGCGCAGATCGCCACGCAGGAAACCGGCGCGGGCAGCGCTGCGCATCACTGA
- a CDS encoding NAD(P)H-dependent glycerol-3-phosphate dehydrogenase, which yields MKVAVLGAGAWGTALAGHLAARHDTVLWARDAALIAELSTSHENARYLAGVALPSALRFEANLDLALDHALADDALCVVATPVAGLRAMLRTMRDMGKVPAHIVWLCKGFEADTQLLPNQVVTQELSGHASNGTLSGPSFAREVGQGLPVALTVASASAACRERTVAAFHHGAMRIYSGDDVVGVEVGGAVKNVLAIATGIADGLGLGLNARAALITRGLAEMSRLGAALGGRAETFTGLTGLGDLILTATGDLSRNRTVGMQLASGRSLDDILNALGHVAEGVRCARGVLAIAQSRGIEMPITEAVCDVLFNNVAPRDAVSALLRRDAKAE from the coding sequence ATGAAGGTCGCCGTTCTCGGCGCCGGTGCATGGGGCACCGCACTCGCCGGCCATCTGGCCGCGCGGCACGATACGGTGCTCTGGGCGCGCGACGCCGCGCTCATCGCCGAACTCTCCACTTCGCATGAAAACGCCCGCTATCTGGCGGGCGTTGCGTTGCCGTCCGCGCTGCGCTTCGAAGCGAATCTCGATCTCGCGCTAGATCACGCACTCGCCGACGACGCGTTGTGCGTGGTCGCGACACCCGTCGCGGGCTTGCGCGCGATGCTGCGCACCATGCGCGACATGGGCAAGGTGCCGGCGCACATCGTGTGGCTCTGCAAGGGTTTCGAGGCGGACACGCAACTGCTGCCGAATCAGGTCGTTACGCAGGAGTTGAGTGGACACGCGAGCAACGGCACGCTGTCGGGGCCGAGCTTCGCACGAGAAGTGGGGCAGGGGCTGCCCGTCGCGCTGACGGTGGCGAGCGCATCGGCCGCATGCCGTGAGCGGACTGTCGCCGCGTTCCATCACGGCGCAATGCGCATCTATAGCGGCGACGACGTAGTCGGTGTCGAAGTGGGCGGCGCGGTGAAGAACGTGCTGGCCATTGCTACGGGTATCGCCGATGGCCTCGGTCTCGGGCTGAACGCACGCGCGGCGCTGATCACACGCGGTCTTGCCGAAATGTCGCGCCTCGGCGCGGCGCTGGGCGGCCGGGCGGAAACGTTCACGGGCCTCACGGGTCTGGGCGATCTGATTCTGACCGCAACGGGTGATCTGTCGCGCAACCGCACGGTCGGCATGCAGCTCGCCAGCGGCCGCTCGCTCGACGATATTCTCAACGCGCTCGGGCATGTCGCCGAGGGCGTGCGCTGCGCGCGCGGCGTGCTGGCGATCGCGCAGTCGCGCGGGATCGAAATGCCGATCACCGAGGCCGTTTGCGACGTGCTGTTCAACAACGTCGCGCCACGGGATGCCGTCAGCGCGCTCCTGCGCCGGGACGCGAAGGCCGAATAA
- a CDS encoding O-acetyl-ADP-ribose deacetylase: MLTIGHCSFEARVVDITTLDVDAIVNAANTSLLGGGGVDGAIHRAAGPALLRECETLGGCVTGDAKITGGHRLKARHVIHAVGPVWHGGERGEAKLLAACYRRSLELARDANAKTIAFPAISCGVYRFPADDAVRIAIQTVIDTLPQTPSIEQVIFACFDEAMHARYKAELERCLQAPPSKPA; the protein is encoded by the coding sequence ATGCTCACCATTGGCCATTGCTCATTCGAGGCGCGCGTCGTCGACATCACGACGCTCGACGTCGACGCAATCGTCAACGCGGCGAACACATCATTGCTGGGCGGCGGCGGCGTGGACGGCGCGATTCATCGCGCGGCGGGACCGGCCCTGCTGCGCGAATGCGAAACGCTGGGCGGTTGCGTGACGGGCGACGCGAAGATCACGGGCGGCCACCGGCTGAAGGCGCGTCACGTGATTCATGCCGTCGGTCCCGTATGGCACGGCGGCGAGCGGGGCGAGGCGAAATTGCTGGCTGCGTGCTACCGACGCTCGCTGGAACTGGCGCGCGACGCCAACGCGAAAACCATCGCGTTTCCGGCGATCAGCTGCGGCGTGTACCGTTTCCCGGCCGACGACGCGGTGCGTATCGCCATTCAAACGGTCATCGACACGCTGCCGCAAACGCCTTCCATCGAGCAAGTGATCTTTGCCTGCTTCGACGAAGCGATGCACGCGCGCTACAAGGCCGAACTCGAACGATGCCTTCAGGCGCCGCCTTCGAAGCCCGCCTGA
- the trmL gene encoding tRNA (uridine(34)/cytosine(34)/5-carboxymethylaminomethyluridine(34)-2'-O)-methyltransferase TrmL has protein sequence MFNVVLVEPEIPPNTGNVIRLCANTGARLHLIEPLGFPLDDARMRRAGLDYHEYAQMRVHPNWDALIDSEAPDFSRMFAFTTRGSSPFHSHAFLPGDWFVFGAETRGLPDAVLSRFPPEQRVRLPMRPDNRSLNLSNTVAVVVFEAWRQAGFEGGA, from the coding sequence ATGTTCAACGTCGTTCTCGTCGAACCTGAAATTCCGCCGAACACCGGCAACGTGATCCGCCTGTGCGCGAACACGGGCGCGCGCCTGCATCTGATCGAGCCGCTCGGCTTTCCGCTCGACGACGCCAGAATGCGCCGCGCCGGCCTCGACTATCACGAGTACGCGCAGATGCGCGTGCATCCCAATTGGGACGCGCTGATCGACAGCGAAGCGCCCGACTTCTCACGCATGTTCGCGTTCACGACGCGCGGCTCCAGCCCGTTTCACTCGCACGCGTTTCTGCCCGGCGACTGGTTCGTGTTCGGCGCGGAAACGCGCGGCCTGCCGGACGCCGTGTTGAGCCGCTTCCCGCCCGAACAGCGCGTGCGCTTGCCGATGCGCCCGGACAATCGCAGCCTGAACCTGTCGAACACGGTCGCCGTGGTCGTGTTCGAGGCGTGGCGTCAGGCGGGCTTCGAAGGCGGCGCCTGA